TTTGGTGTTCTTCTGCTTTTTTTGCATTGTTGAATCTGTCTACAGTTCCCACCAGATACCCGGTAATCCTTCTGATCCGCTCAAAGCCAATATCGCCCTGATCTTCTGTTCTGGAACACTTAGGGCACTGATTATCGATGATCCCCGTATAACCGCAGATGGGATCTCTATCTACAGGGTGATTGATGGAACCATATCCGATCCCGCTTTCCTTCATGCAGCGAACGATCCGTTCAAATGCATCAAGATTCTTAGTTGGATCTCCGTCAAGCTCAACATAGGTGATATGCCCTGCATTGGTAAGCTTGTGATACGGCGCTTCGATCTTGATCTTATCAAAGGCGGAAATATTGTGATGAACCGGAATGTGGAAGGAGTTGGTATAGTATTCTCTGTCTGTTACACCTTCTATCGTTCCATATTTCTCCCGGTCTATTCTCACGAATCTCCCTGACAGGCCTTCGGCAGGTGTTGCAATCAAAGTATAGTTAAAACCGGTCTTTGCCGATTCCTCATCCATTCTCTTTCTCATATAGCCGACGATTTCCATGCCGAGGTTTCTTGCTTCATTGGTTTCACCGTGGTGACTGCCTACAAGCGCTTTGAGACACTCCGCAAGGCCGATAAAGCCCATGGTCAGTGTGCCGTGCTTTAAGACCTCAGCGATGCTGTCATTCGGTCCAAGCTTGTCCGAATCCATCCAAATTCCCTGCCCCATAAGGAAAGGATAATTTTTTACTTTCTTCGTTGCCTGAATTTTATACCGCTCCATCAGCTGATCAACTACCAGTGTAATCTTGCGATCCAGATCTTCAAAGAAGATATCCAGATTTCCATTGGCTTTGATGGCCAGCCTTGGAAGATTGATGGACGTAAAGCTCAGATTGCCTCTGCCTCCAACCGTCTGCCTGGATGGATCATTTACATTTGCGATGACCCTGGTACGGCAGCCCATATAAGCTACTTCCGTATCATGATTATTGGGCTTGTAAAACTGCAGATTAAAAGGAGCATCCAGGAATGAGAAGTTCGGGAATAGTCTCTTTGCGGAAACTCTGCAGGCTAGCTGAAATAAATCATAATTGGGATCACCGGGATTGTAGCTGATTCCTTCCTTGACTTTGAAAATATGGATCGGGAAAATGGCCGTTTCCCCGTTTCCCAGACCCGCTTCCGTAGCCATCAAGACACTTTCCGTAATAAGACGACCTTCTGGGCTTGTATCAGTTCCGTAATTGATGGAGCTGAAGGGAATCTGTGCTCCCGCTCTGGAGTGCATCGTGTTCAAGTTATGTACAAAGGCTTCCATGGCCTGATAGGTAGCCCGTTTGATTTCTTTCTGAGCATAGGTTTTTGCAACCTGCTGAACCTTTTTTATTTGATCCTGTGTCAAAAACTCTTTCAGATATTTCGCTTCTTTTTTTCCGTAATCGTTGCTGTCTGCCATATTCGGTTCCAGTCCGTGCTCCTTGAATACCAGCGCACCGATTTCTTTTGCCTTGGCAACGCCATCGGCGGTATCGCACAGGATGTCCATGCTTTTTCCAAGATTGCCCCAATAGAGCTTTTTATAGGTCTTTTTTACACCGCTGGCCATGCCATAATCAAAGTTTGGAACACTCTGTCCTCCGTGTTGATCATTCTGGTTGGACTGAATTGCAATGCAGGCAAGTGCTGCGTAGCTCTGGATATCATTGGGTTCTCTTAAAAATCCGTGACCGGTAGAAAATCCGCCTTGAAACAGTTTTTCCAGATCGATCTGACAACATGTTGTCGTCAGAGTCAAAAAATCCAGATCATGGATATGGATATCTCCTTCCCGATGGGCCTTAGAATGTTCGGGATGTAAAACAAACATTTCATAAAACTGCTTTGCGCCTTCCGATCCGTATTTCAGCATCGTACCCATGGCTGTATCGCCGTCGATATTGGCATTCTCTCTCTTGATATCGTTATCTTGAGCCTCTTTAAAGGTGAGATCTTCATACACCTTCATCAGGCGGGTATTCATTTCTCTGATTCTTGTCCGTTCTGCACGGTAAAGAATATATTCTTTGGCTGTACGGGCATGTCCATGTTCGATCAGAACTTTTTCCACTGCATCCTGAACCTGTTCAACCGTTGGGCAGCCGTCTCTTAATTGACCCTGCAACAGATATTCCTCAACTCTTTGAGCAAGATCAAGCGACATCTCATGATCTTTCCCGCCCAAAACTGCTGCGGCTTTATAAATCGCATTTGCGATTTTATCGATGTTAAAATCGGTACAACGTCCGTCTCTTTTAATAATTTGATTGATTTTCTCCACTGTTATGTACCTCCGTTATGCAATTCCAAACCATATTACTTGTGAATGCAAAATGTTGCAATACAAGATATGGTACTTTTCCAACCTAATTATCATAATTGGAGGATGCCGCCTTGTCAATAGCCTCCGGCCATTAACCTTTCAGAAAATCAAGGTTAGATAACGGCGCAAATAAGGGTATTGCTGGGTAAAGCGTATCTCTTTAAAAGCCGGAGCGATGAGAACTATTTTTTTCGACAATACCGAAAGGATCAGAACTATTTTTTTTGACAATATAGGCAGTTATACCTGAATTTTCTTTGATACGATAGACACCTTGTCTCTCGAAAAGAACGGTTCCGCTGATCAGATGATCCTGAAGGTGTTCCCCCTCTTTCATAGCAAGATTTACCAGACAATCCTGACTGCCGCTGTTCACCGCAACGATTAATCGGCCCATTGTCCCCGTTCTGGAGAACGAATAAAAGCTTCCTTCTGCAGAGCGCGGCTGGTAGACATAATTTTGAAGCTTGGTGATTTTTTTTGTAAAATCATTGAGTCTCCTGTAAAACCGAAGAATCTGTTGGTTTCCTCGTTCCGGCTCAAAGCACAATCTATTATACGGATCCTTTCCACCGGCCATTCCGATTTCATCTCCATAATAAACACATGGAATTCCCGGCATAAAGGAAATGATCATCCAAGCAAGAAAGAGTCGCTGCCGTGAATACTCCTCTCCTCTGCCTTCATCCGAAAGTACCGTCAGAATACGAGGGGTGTCATGGGTACCCAGAAGATTCATCAATGAAGAAAAGGCCGGCTGCGGATAGTTCTCCCATAAGCTATTTATTAGATTTTCCAGTGTTTTTCCGTTATGATGATGAATAAGATAATCGATGACGCCGTTTTTCAGCGGATAATTCATAACGCTGTCGAGCTGACGACCCTGAAAATATGCTCTGCGGCTTCCATAGGAGATTTTATTGGAAGCATCTTCCCAGACTTCACCGATCAGGGCACCATCCGGATCTTCCTCCTTGACGGCTAGTCTTACTGCTTCCAGAAATTCATCAGGAAGTTCATCGGCAACATCAAGTCGAAATCCCGAAGCACCCTGCCGCATCCAGTGACGGATCACCGAGTCTTCAGAACGGGCAATAAAGTCCAGATAGGATGGTTCCGTTTCATTGATATGCGGCAGCGTATCGATGCCCCACCATGATTCATATTCATCGGGATGATTGATAAACCGATACCAATTATAATAAGGTGATTCGTTGCTCTGATAGGCGCCTGTCACAGGAAATCGACCTGTTTTATTAAAATACAGGCTGTCGCTTCCCGTATGGTTGAAGACTCCATCCAGAATAATTCGAATTCCCCGCGCTCTTGCGCACCTGCACAGCTCACGAAAGTCCTCTTCTGTTCCCAGCATAGGATCGATTTTTTTGTAATCCGCTGTATCGTAGCGATGATTTGAGTAGGCTTCAAAAATTGGGTTGAGATAGATCACCGTAACGCCCAGTTCTTCCAGATAATTAAGCTTCTCGATGATTCCTCTCAGATTTCCGCCGAAGAAGTCGTTGTTCTGTACAATACCATTTTCATCGGGCAGCCCGTTGGGGATTCCCCCCCAGTCGGATCGCTTTACATAACGTTTGTTCTGCTCAGGAGCTATGTAAGCATCGCTCCTGGCAAAGCGATCGGGGAAAATCTGATACATTAGTCCGGATTTCAGCCAGTCCGGCGTCTGAAAATCCTCCGAATAAACCGTTAGCTGATATCCTGGGGTTTTTTCAAATGGAATCGGTTCTCCCTTTGCATCATTTGATTCTGAATTGATCCTTGTCTGGTCTCCTGCTGTTGCCTCCTCGTTCCCGTCTGCTTGATAGGTTACCTCGAAATGATAAAAGAAAAGGCCTATTGTCTCCACCCGCAAAGAAAATTGATAGAGGGATTTCCCTCCTTTCTCGTCTTTATTGTCAGAAGCGCCTGCAACTCTGGAGATTTCCCCCTCGTCAGAGGAGAGAACCAAACATGCAGAAGCAACAGACCTGCCGTCTGTAATCCGGATTCGAAACGACAGGTCTGTGTGCCGTGGCACTGCCCCAAAGGGCGTTTTATAAAATGTTTTTTGTGAATTAAATTCAATCATTGATCGATTTGATCCCCCAAATTTTATCGGCATATTCTCTGACACTTCGGTCTGCTGAGAAAACACCTGCTTTGGCAATATTGGTCAGAGACATCCCTCCCCAGCGCTGGGTGTCTCTATAAGCAGCAGAAACCTCCTGCTGGGCATTTTTATAACTTTCAAAGTCTGCAATCACGAAATAATGATCCGCTTCTCCATTGTAGCCTGTGGTCAGCGAATTGATGATATCACCGAAGTTTTCACCAGGAATACCCCCTGCAAGGAATTTAATGATTTCAGAGATGGATCTGTTATCCTGATAAAAGCCCCATGGACTGTAAAGGCCTTGCCCTTTTAGTTTTTCTACCTCTTCTACACTCATACCGAAAAGGAAGATATTCTCTTTTCCGACGGCATTGTAAATTTCTACGTTGGCTCCATCCATGGTACCAATGGTCACCGCACCGTTGAGCATAAGCTTCATATTTCCCGTACCGGAAGCTTCTGTACCCGCAAGAGAAATCTGCTCAGACAGATCTGCTGCGGGCATGATCATCTCCGATAACGAGACAGAGTAATTCTCCAAAAAGACGATTTTAATCCGGTCTCTGATGACAGGATCCTTTTCCAGCTGCTCCGAAAGCTTGCAGGCCAGTCTGATAATTTGCTTTGCCATATAGTACCCGGCTGCCGCCTTGGCTCCAAAAATAAACGTTCTAGGCTGGATCTCCAAATTGGGATTTTCTTTGATTTGGTTGTAAAGGTCGATGATATGAAACAGGTTCAAAAGCTGCCGTTTGTACTCATGGAGACGCTTTACCTGAACATCAAAGATCGAGTCTGGGTTTACGATAATCCCATTACTGTTTTTAATTTTTTCTGCCAGGCGCAATTTATTGTCTCGTTTGATGACTGCCAGCTGTTCCAATACTATGCGGTCCTCTTTGTATGCGAGAAGTTTTTCCAGTTCTCTGGAATCCCGTTTAAAGCCCGGTCCACAAAGCTCTTCAATGAAGCCGGAGAGCTTTGGATTTGCTTGACAAAGCCATCTCCTGTAGGCAATTCCATTGGTTACATTGGTAAATTTGCCTGGTGTCATTTCACTGAAACCGCTGAAAAGCTTCTCTTTTATGATGCCGCTGTGCAATGCCGAAACTCCGTTGACGGTATGGGATGCGGCAACACAGAGATTGGCCATGCGGATTTTGCCGTTGAAAATGACAGCCATCTCATTTCTCCGCATTTCATTGGCTGGAAAAGCATCGTGAAGCGCGTCATTGAAACGACGATTGATTTCCTTCAGTATCGAATGAAGTCTTGGAAGAAGTCCTGCGAACAGTGCTTCCGGCCATTGTTCCAGGGCTTCCGGCATGACGGTATGATTTGTATAAGATACGGTTTTTGTTACGATGTTCCATGCATCATCCCATTCATATTCGTGATCATCCATGAGTATGCGCATCAATTCAAGAATTGCCATGGTAGGATGGGTATCGTTGATATGCACGGCAATCTTTTCATAGAACCGGTCAAGGCTGCCATAGGTGCAAAGATGGCGTTTGGTAAGGGTCTGCATGGAAGCAGAAATAAAAAAGTATTGCTGTTTCATGCGGAGAATTTTCCCTTCATCGTGGGCATCCTCCGGATATAGGATTTTTGAAATAATCTCAGCCTGATGCTTTTCCTCCATGGCCTTCAGATATTCTCCTTTGGCAAAGAGCTCCATATCAATGCTGATGGGCGAAGTAGACTGCCAAAGCCGGAGGGTATTGACCACACCGCTGCCATATCCTGATATCAGCATATCCCTTGGGATCGCAATGACTGTGGTATAGTCTGAGTGAATGAGCTTCATTCGCCCCTTGTCATCCCAAACTTCCGTTAGTTTTCCGCCAAAATGCACTTCTTCCGCTTCATCTTCCTTGGTGATCAGCCAGCTTTCCCCAAGATCCAGCCAGTCATCAGGCTGTTCCACCTGTCTGCCGTCTTTGATCTGCTGTTTGAAAATCCCGTACTCGTAGCAGATCGACATGCCCTGGCCGAACATACCCTGTGATGAGATTGCATCCAGATAACAGGAGGCCAGCCTTCCAAGGCCACCGTTTCCCAGCCCTGCATCTGGCTCCATCCGGTAAAGCTCCTCCAGATTTCCGCCCAGTTCTCCCAGTGCTTCCTGAAACGGTTCTTCTAATCCTAAATTAAAGATATTATTGCGAAGGGAAGTTCCGGGTAAAAATTCCATGGACAGATAGATAACTTGTTTTTCAGTTTGTGAACATACCGCGTCACTGTTTGTCAGCCAAAGCTCTGATAAGATGTCCCTTACCACATAGCAGGCTGCACGAAAGATCTGGTGCTTTGTAGCATTGCCAGACTCCCTTCCAAAGTATCTTGTCAGTTTTCCTTCAATTAAACGTGAAATATCTTGCGATGTATAAACATAGTCCATAAGCAGGTAACCTTTCTATTATTACAAGCGGCTCAAAGACTCCATTCCCTTCATGGGGCGGAGATTAAGAGCCGCTGAATTTCAATCTTATTTTAGCATTTCCTTATAGAGCCTGATATATTGCTTTGAAGAGGCTTTCCAAGAAAAATCCGTGTTCATTCCGTTATTAATAATCTTGTTCCATATTTCCTTATCCCAATACAGTGCAATCGCTCGCTGGATTGCTCCAAGCATATCATGGGCATTGACAGATTGAAACGTGATTCCGTTTCCGGTTTCACTTCCCGGATCAAAGGGCTCGATACTATCCTTCAGTCCCCCTGTTTCCCTGACCACAGGAATGGTTCCATAGCGAAGGGCAATCATTTGAGCCAATCCGCAGGGTTCACTGACGGAAGGCATGAGAAACAGATCCGCTCCTCCATAGATCCGGCTGGCTCTCTCTGCAGAAAAGCTGGTGGTGACAGAGACCCGCCCAAGATATTTTCCCGCCATTTCATTGAAAAAATCTTCATATTGCTTTTCCCCTGTTCCGAGCAGGACAAACTGGATTTTTTCTTTCATGATTTCTTTAAAAACACTGATCACCAAGTCGATTCCCTTGTGCTCTGTCAGCCTACCGATCATGGCGATTATTGGGATTTCATCATCAGCATTCAGACCTAGTTCAGCCTGAAGCGCTCTTTTATTCTCTATTTTTTTGTCTATGGAATTTTTCGAATACTTTACAGTTATGCAAGGATCCTTTGATGGATTGTGTAGCTTCGTGTCTATTCCGTTTAAAATGCCATGAAGTTTGTAACTGTTCTCCTTGATAATGTTCTCAAGTCCTTTTCCGTAGAAAGGAAAGGTAATTTCTTCGGCGTAAGTACTGCTGACTGTAGTGAGACGGTCGCAGGTCACAATGGCACCTTTCATAAAATTCACGGCTCCGCTATAGTCCAAAACACCTCTTTCTCCTTCAGAGATTCCCAGTACATCCTGGAGTATGGCAGGATCAAATTTACCTTGATACTCAATATTATGAATGGTAAATACGGTTCTCAGCCTGTCATATGCAGAATTCCCGCGGTAAAGCGTTTTAAGGAATACGGGAACCAAGGCGGTCTGCCACTCACTGCAGTGAAGAATTTCCGCTTGAAAATCCAGCAATGGAAGCACTTCGAGGGCGGCCTTGGAGAAGAAAGCAAAACGCTCACCATCATCGTAATAGCCATAATATGCATCCCTTTTAAAATACTGTTCATTGTCCAGGAAATAAAGGGTGACACCTTCATGTTTTAACGTGTAGATTCCGCAATACTGGGTTCTCCAGGAAAGCGGCACCGTACACTCGCAGAGCAGCGTCAATTGATCTTCATATATTTCCCGAATTTTGGGATAAAGGGGCAGCATCACTCTGGCATCTGCTCCCAGTTTGTTCAGTTCACCTGGGAGGGAGCCGATCACGTCCCCAAGGCCTCCGCTTTTTGCAAAAGGCTCTGCCTCCGAACTGATGAATAAGATATTCATAAAATCACCTGCCATTCTTTAACCATCTCAGACGTTCCCTATGAAGTGCTGATACATGAAGTTGGCGCATAAAAAACCAGCACTTCCTCTATTGGATACTTTTATATGATACTTTTCTTCTCGATGACGACGGGATACGTCTCATGTCCCACAAGCTGCCTGCTTTCCCGTACAATCACGTCCTTATCAAGAATCACATAGTTTAATGAGACATTTCTCATGATCTCTGTATTTTGCATCACGATGCTGTTTTGGACCACTGCGCCTTTCCCCACGACCACTCCACGGGAAAGAATGGAATTGATCACTGTTCCCTCAATGCGGCAGCCGTCGGAAATAATAGAATTTGAAACCTTGCTACCTGCACCATACTGTGCTGGAACGCTGTCCTTTACCTTCGTATATACTGGCATCTCAAAGGTCTGCTTTCTCACATCCTCTTTGAGAAGTCTCATATTTTCTTTCATATATCCAGAGACACTGCTAATTTCGAAATAATTCTTTCGATACTCATATCCACGGATATTTAGCTGGTTGGAAAGCCGCTGGATGATATCTCGATAAAAGTCATAACGCCCGTATGCGATGGAATCAGCAACAAGAGATTCCAGAAGAGATTTTCTTAAGACAAACATCCCAAGACTAAAGGTTGTGGTATTTGGATCACAATCGTCGTTGAAATAGCACAGCTCATTGACCCGTTCCTGATCATCCATACGAAGAAGAGGTATGCCGTCAGGCAGTTCGAAATCTGGTCTTTGTCTTGCATAAACAGCAGTGATATCCGCTTGACGATCGATATGACTCCTGATGATGTCATCATAATCAATGGAGCATATAAAGCTGCTTCCTGTAATTACAACGTACTCCGCCAAAGAACGTTTGATGGAGTGCATGTTTTTTGAAAGTGCATCGATCGTTCCCAGATACGTTCCGTTATCGGTGCCGCCGGGATTGGAAAACGGTGAAAGAATTCTGAGCCCGCCGATTTTTCTGGTCAGATCCCATTCCTTCCCTGATCCCAAGTGGTCGATGAGAGAGTGATAGTTGTTTCTCGTGATAATGGATACCTCTTGAATTCCCGAATTCACAAAATTGGATAGAATAAAATCGATAATTCGGTATTTCCCACCAAAGGGAACGGAGGAAAGAGTTCTTATTTTCGTAAGCTCTCTGAGATTTTCTCGGTCAGCATATGAAAAAACGATTCCTAATACTTTCATACTCATTCACTCTCCTTCTTTGCGATGCTCTCCCCTACCATTGCGCCTGCAGGGATCACGGTATCATCGGCGATGATGATATTCTGGCCGATTACACTGATATCAGGGTGAGATCCTTCCGGAAGCGTTTCTTTTCCAGCTCCCAGTTTTACCTTCGATCCAATTACAGTATCTGCGGCTACGATCGTATACTCAACCATTGAATCTTCCCCGATGGTTACACCAGGCATCAGAATGGAGTTGCTGACGGATGCGCCCTTTTGGACGGTTACACCGGGAAAGATAATACTATTCTCAATGACTCCGTCGATATTACAGCCTTCGGAAATACTGGAATTCTTAAGGATTGCATTTTCACCGATGTACTGGGGAGGAAGAATCCCATTTCTGGAATAAATCTTCCATGGCGGATCATTGAGCTCAATTGGTACCTCTGGATTCAAAAGATCCATATTGGCTTCCCAGAGCGATTCGACTGTTCCAACATCCTTCCAATAACCCTTATACTCGTAGGCATACATTTTCTCGTCTGCCTCGAGCATTTTCGGTATGATGTTTTTGCCAAAGTCATTTTCCGATTTTTTATCAGTTTCATCTGCTATGAGATATGTCTTTAATTTTTCCCAATTAAAAATATAGACACCCATAGAGGCCAGCGTACTCTTTGGATTTGCAGGTTTCTCCTCGAATTCATATATTTTCAGGTTCTCATCCGTATTCATCACGCCGAATCGGCTTGCTTCTTCATAAGGAACGTCAATGACAGCGATGGTGCAGTCGGCCCCCTTCTGCACATGATAATCCAGCATCATTTTATAGTTCATCTTGTAGATGTGGTCGCCGGAAAGGATCAGTACATAGGTCGGTTTGCTCATTTCTATGTACTCAATATTCTGATAGATCGCGTTAGCGGTACCTTTATACCATTCCCCTGCTTCCGCCTTCATATACGGAGGTAAAATGGTGATTCCGCCAAAAAGTCTGTCAAGATCCCAGGGCTGCCCGTTGCCGATATAGGCGTTGAGCTCCAAAGGTCTGTATTGCGTTAGGACACCGATGGTGTCAATGCCGGAATTTACGCAGTTGGAAATGGGAAAGTCGATGATCCGGTATTTTCCGCCAAACGGTACCGCCGGCTTGGCTACATGATTGGTCAGAATGCCCAGGCGGCTGCCCTGGCCGCCTGCCAGCAGCATGGCGATCATTTCCTTTTTCTTTGCGTTGGACATTTTATGCACCTCCAAAATATTGTTGATAGACCTGTCAGGTCAGTTTCAAAGGAATACTCATACCCATTATAGCTGATTTCCTCCGCAATGGCGTTGGAATCGGCTGCAGCATTCTCCGCCGTACCTCCATACTTTTCAAGCCCGGAATGGAACACTATTTTATAAATACCCGGTTTGGGTACTCCTATTCTGTATTTTATTCTGGTAACAGGAGAAAAATTGCAGGCTGTGATTAGTTCTTCTCCTTTTTGATCGATTCTGCGAAAGGTAATGACATTGTTGTCAGCGTCATCAGGGTTGATCCATTTGAAACCATCCCAGCTGTCATCCATTTCCCATAGCTCTGAAGACGAGAGGTAGAGATGATTTAGATCATGGGAAAATGTATGAAATTTCTTATGCATTTCAAAATCCAGAAGGCTCCAGTCCAGTTCTTTTTTATAATCCCACTCAGAGAACTGGGCAAATTCACTCCCCATAAAATTAAGTTTCTTTCCGGGATGTGCCATCATGTAAGCAAGATAAGCGCGAAGATTGGCAAATTTGGATTCGTACTCTCCCGGCATTTTATTGATCAGAGAGCCTTTTCCATGGACTACCTCATCATGAGACAGTGGGAGGATATAATTCTCTGAGCAGAAATACGTCAGAGGAAAGGTCAATTGATTGTGGCAGCCTTTTCGAAAGAAAGGATCTTGCCCCATATAGCGAAGGGTATCGTTCATCCAACCCATGTTCCATTTAAAATTAAAGCCCAACCCGCCTACGTGCACCGGCTTTGTCACCATGGGCCAGGCTGTGGACTCCTCTGCAATCATAAGGGCACTTGGAAATTCGCGAAATACTGTTTTGTTTAATTCCTGCAAGAACGAGACTGCATCAAGGTTTTCGCGTCCTCCTTTTTCATTGGGCCTCCATTCCCCGTCATTTCTGCCATAGTCCAAATAGAGCATGGAAGCAACAGCATCAACCCGCAGTCCGTCGATATGATATTTATCAAACCAAAACACTGCATTGGAAATAAGAAAGCTTCTGACTTCGTTTTTTCCCCAGTCAAAAATCATGGTGCCCCATTCCTTGTGTTCGCTTTTCAGCGGGTCTGCATACTCATAGCAGCTGCCTCCATCGAAGTGATAAAGGCCGCTTCCATCCTTGGGAAAATGTCCCGGAACCCAGTCAAGAATGACACCGATTTCAGCCTGGTGGCAGGCATTCACAAGAGCCATGAACCCTTCCGGCGTGCCGTACCTTGAGGTCGGCGAGTAATAACCCATCACTTGGTATCCCCAAGAACCGTCAAAAGGATATTCCGAGACGGGCATGAATTCCAGATGGGTGTAGCCCATATCTTTGACATAAGGAATGAGTTCTTCCGCCAGTTTTTCAAAGTTGAAGTAATTCCCATCCTCATATTTTCTCCAGGAGCCAAGATGGACTTCATAAATATTCATGGGAGCATCATAAGGCGCTCTTTTCTGCTGTTTGATCCGCCACAGATCATCTGTCCACTGATACCTGTCCACGTTGCAGGTTTTCGAAGCGGTATCGGGCCTGGTTTCCATATGAAAGCCGTAAGGATCCGATTTTACGTGCAGATTCCCCTGCTTGTCGGTAATTTGATACTTATATGTGGTATATTCGGACAGATTGGAAATGAAGAGCTCCCAGAGTCCCTGATCCGTGATCCGCTTCATCTGATGGAGCGGCCTCCATTCGTTGAACTCACCGATTACGGCAACACTTGATGCATTGGGCGCCCAAACCCGGAATCGGTAGCCTTCCTTTCCGTCGTGAACTTCGGGATGTGAACCCATCAATTCATATGCTTTCGCTGCAGTACCCTGATGAAATAAATAAACGGGCATTTGTAAATCATGTTCCATATGCATCCCCCTGACTGATAAGATTTTAACTTCATTCAAATTCGATTGAAAGGAACAATTTGTATTATGCTATGATTATATGTTATTATGTTACTGAAAGCAATATTGGGAGGAAGATATATGAAACGAATAATCGCCGTTGCGTTGATTCTCAGCTTACTATTGACCGTTTTAACGGGATGTAACGGCAGCGAAGAACAAGAGATCGACGATGAAGCAGTGAAAGCAGCCATACTTGAGGAATTCAACAATATTACACAAATTCCTAGAACCACCGGACACGAAAGAGCCATCAGTACCTACCTTCGAACATGGGCCAAAGACAATGGGCTTGATGTGGTAAGGGACAGTTCAAATAATGTGATCATGGATAAACCGGCGACACCCGGATATGAAAAAGCACCAACCACCATTCTCCAATCCAATATGGATATGGCACTCACTGTCAAGGATGGAGTTGAGTTTGATCCCATCAGTACCCCAGTGAAAATCATTTCTCAGGAAGATACTTTGACTGGCGATGGAACAAGTCTGGGCGCATCCAGCGGGATTGGGATGTCCACGGCATTGTACGTACTGAAATACGCGCAGAAGCATGGTCCAATCCGAGTGATCTTCACCACCGACGGTGAAGAAGGTATGAGCGGAGCAAAGAAATTGAAAACTAAGTATCTCGAAGGGGACTATCTCATCAATCTTGGATGGAACCAAGAAGATACAATAAATACCGGAAGCGGCGGTTCAGCTTCCTACGAAATGATTCGGAAGATTGAGTGGACTCAGCCTCAGAATACCCTTCCCTATCTGATTACGCTTAGCGGACTTCACGGAGGACCAGCTTCAAAGGAGATTGGTAATGGATCTCCCAACGCAATTAAAATCATCGGTGATATTCTGGCGAAAGCACAAGGACAAGGAATTCTATTCGAACTAGCTTCCTTCAATGGAGGTGTTTCGGCAGAAACCATTCCGGAGGCCGCAGCTGCATTGATCGTAATCAATGAATCGGATCAGAAAAA
This genomic window from Clostridiales bacterium contains:
- a CDS encoding anaerobic ribonucleoside triphosphate reductase, yielding MNQIIKRDGRCTDFNIDKIANAIYKAAAVLGGKDHEMSLDLAQRVEEYLLQGQLRDGCPTVEQVQDAVEKVLIEHGHARTAKEYILYRAERTRIREMNTRLMKVYEDLTFKEAQDNDIKRENANIDGDTAMGTMLKYGSEGAKQFYEMFVLHPEHSKAHREGDIHIHDLDFLTLTTTCCQIDLEKLFQGGFSTGHGFLREPNDIQSYAALACIAIQSNQNDQHGGQSVPNFDYGMASGVKKTYKKLYWGNLGKSMDILCDTADGVAKAKEIGALVFKEHGLEPNMADSNDYGKKEAKYLKEFLTQDQIKKVQQVAKTYAQKEIKRATYQAMEAFVHNLNTMHSRAGAQIPFSSINYGTDTSPEGRLITESVLMATEAGLGNGETAIFPIHIFKVKEGISYNPGDPNYDLFQLACRVSAKRLFPNFSFLDAPFNLQFYKPNNHDTEVAYMGCRTRVIANVNDPSRQTVGGRGNLSFTSINLPRLAIKANGNLDIFFEDLDRKITLVVDQLMERYKIQATKKVKNYPFLMGQGIWMDSDKLGPNDSIAEVLKHGTLTMGFIGLAECLKALVGSHHGETNEARNLGMEIVGYMRKRMDEESAKTGFNYTLIATPAEGLSGRFVRIDREKYGTIEGVTDREYYTNSFHIPVHHNISAFDKIKIEAPYHKLTNAGHITYVELDGDPTKNLDAFERIVRCMKESGIGYGSINHPVDRDPICGYTGIIDNQCPKCSRTEDQGDIGFERIRRITGYLVGTVDRFNNAKKAEEHQRVKHNIECGFETI
- a CDS encoding glycogen/starch/alpha-glucan phosphorylase, giving the protein MDYVYTSQDISRLIEGKLTRYFGRESGNATKHQIFRAACYVVRDILSELWLTNSDAVCSQTEKQVIYLSMEFLPGTSLRNNIFNLGLEEPFQEALGELGGNLEELYRMEPDAGLGNGGLGRLASCYLDAISSQGMFGQGMSICYEYGIFKQQIKDGRQVEQPDDWLDLGESWLITKEDEAEEVHFGGKLTEVWDDKGRMKLIHSDYTTVIAIPRDMLISGYGSGVVNTLRLWQSTSPISIDMELFAKGEYLKAMEEKHQAEIISKILYPEDAHDEGKILRMKQQYFFISASMQTLTKRHLCTYGSLDRFYEKIAVHINDTHPTMAILELMRILMDDHEYEWDDAWNIVTKTVSYTNHTVMPEALEQWPEALFAGLLPRLHSILKEINRRFNDALHDAFPANEMRRNEMAVIFNGKIRMANLCVAASHTVNGVSALHSGIIKEKLFSGFSEMTPGKFTNVTNGIAYRRWLCQANPKLSGFIEELCGPGFKRDSRELEKLLAYKEDRIVLEQLAVIKRDNKLRLAEKIKNSNGIIVNPDSIFDVQVKRLHEYKRQLLNLFHIIDLYNQIKENPNLEIQPRTFIFGAKAAAGYYMAKQIIRLACKLSEQLEKDPVIRDRIKIVFLENYSVSLSEMIMPAADLSEQISLAGTEASGTGNMKLMLNGAVTIGTMDGANVEIYNAVGKENIFLFGMSVEEVEKLKGQGLYSPWGFYQDNRSISEIIKFLAGGIPGENFGDIINSLTTGYNGEADHYFVIADFESYKNAQQEVSAAYRDTQRWGGMSLTNIAKAGVFSADRSVREYADKIWGIKSIND
- a CDS encoding glycoside hydrolase family 13 protein, with the translated sequence MPIKFGGSNRSMIEFNSQKTFYKTPFGAVPRHTDLSFRIRITDGRSVASACLVLSSDEGEISRVAGASDNKDEKGGKSLYQFSLRVETIGLFFYHFEVTYQADGNEEATAGDQTRINSESNDAKGEPIPFEKTPGYQLTVYSEDFQTPDWLKSGLMYQIFPDRFARSDAYIAPEQNKRYVKRSDWGGIPNGLPDENGIVQNNDFFGGNLRGIIEKLNYLEELGVTVIYLNPIFEAYSNHRYDTADYKKIDPMLGTEEDFRELCRCARARGIRIILDGVFNHTGSDSLYFNKTGRFPVTGAYQSNESPYYNWYRFINHPDEYESWWGIDTLPHINETEPSYLDFIARSEDSVIRHWMRQGASGFRLDVADELPDEFLEAVRLAVKEEDPDGALIGEVWEDASNKISYGSRRAYFQGRQLDSVMNYPLKNGVIDYLIHHHNGKTLENLINSLWENYPQPAFSSLMNLLGTHDTPRILTVLSDEGRGEEYSRQRLFLAWMIISFMPGIPCVYYGDEIGMAGGKDPYNRLCFEPERGNQQILRFYRRLNDFTKKITKLQNYVYQPRSAEGSFYSFSRTGTMGRLIVAVNSGSQDCLVNLAMKEGEHLQDHLISGTVLFERQGVYRIKENSGITAYIVKKNSSDPFGIVEKNSSHRSGF